Within Porites lutea chromosome 2, jaPorLute2.1, whole genome shotgun sequence, the genomic segment TTACTCGTCCTTCCCAAGTCGCGCGAAATAACAGTAACAAATTAAACGTGATGAAACAAATCGAAGCTCCACAATAAATGCATATCATAATACTACCGTTTGAACTTTCCTTGAGATTCCTGAAACAACTTTACTATAATTAAAACGCGGGGTATAACTAAATAGAACAAAACCGAACCAAAAATAAATCGAACTCTTTCAAACTAAATCGGTCGGATTGTTGTTCGAttggttcggtaatcgaacataatcgaactggaacttttcggtgagttcgattaccgaactcaGTAGAaccaatcgaactcaatcgacgCGATTAGTTTGATTTTGTTCGGCAGAAGGCAACGCATCCAGTTTCAATTGAATCGGAAAGATCTCCCTCTAGTATGTGCGTGAAGcagtttgaaaagaaaaatatttcaattaacCCGGAATTAACTAAAATCTTTATAGTGAAAGTGACTCAAAAACGACAAATTCACAATTGATAGTGGGAAACATTGAACTGCACAGTACAACCATCTAAAATTGACTGACTGGGGATATTCTTAAGGTACCAGAAAAGTCAAATCTTCTTCGATAATGTTTCGATACGGAAAAAAAGGCCTTTGTAACTAACAGGATCTGAGCACACGCAACAGTGTGAAGCATATACAAAATAGTCATTACTAGCGCTACCATGCTCTCGTAACATCAAAGTAAATGTCCATTAAAAGTACAAGCGGCGTTTTTAAAAGCTGTTGCACAACAGAAGCAATACAAGCCACACTTTTGGCGTTACAATGCTTCATTAAATGTAAAAGAAATAACAGCGACAGAGACGGCGAATTCGTTTTCCGCCCTCTGTGACATCTTTGCGTACTCGTGGACTCGTGTTTGAAATTGAAGCCAATTGATACATAACTTATTTGAACGCAACCCCCTGTTTGAAACCAGATGAAACTGGGTTTATGTTCGGTTGTTGCGgtgttcgattttgttcgattgacaaaattttggagtgagttcgattaagttcgattaccgaacccaATCGAAGTCAATCGAATGGTTGTAGTTTGATGGGGTTCAATTACCTAACTTGTGCTAAGCTACAGCGGGTATTAACTTTAAATTTACGTCAGTCCCTATTATCTCGTTCTCGTGACGCAGTCTCAACTTTAATACTCTACAGAATAGTTAGAGTGCGAAATGGGGCTTTAatagttaactgatatttggccaaaaaaacagtagttaACTGATGACTGGCgaaaaaattagtagttaactgataaatgaaaagttaacagttaagtgaTATCATATTAATGttaatgaaagcaacaaagttttgcaaacagaaatgctattttctgacatttttctgTCCCGCTGATCGACCCGGTGGCACATTAACTGATAGCGTGCTATCAGGATCACCTGCTTTCAATTCTTtactttcttcctttcttttaaatataattttatttatttatttgtttatgtatttcagttttcttttcgtgCGTACTCCTTACGCGGGGTCGAACTCAGATTTGTCCACTAGGTTAGAAAATTGTGGAAAATAGTTACGGTCAACTTTTTACGCTCTGGAAGAAAAATCGGGTTGTCCCTTTATTTAAAATAGGCACAGTCATTTCTTCTCTCCCGTCTCTGTACGGATAAAGTATTACTAATAAGTTCGCTTTCCCCAGGTGACTGACTGCACAATCATCTGAATCATGTTCATGTATTTCGATTGCTGTTATGGGTTTTTCATATACAATGTTAAACAAAAGTCAATCGTTTCAGCAAGATGCAACTATTTTACTTCCGTATTTTAGTTCGCTCGTTTCCATCGCGCCGTGACAAAAATGCTAATCAAACGTTGTTAACTGCCGTATGGTATTTACTTTTACTGACAGTAGCATTATAGGTAGAGCCGATTAATGCGAATTATACCACGCAATACAATGTGATAATAACGCAGTGCTGtataaagataaataaaattaacaatTCTTCAGAACTTAGTATGGatgcattttttattaaaagttgtttttatcgTCCGTAAAAACACTGGGAATCATATGCATGTAAAGACACTATATTTGATTATGCCATTCGACAATTGATGCAAATTTAATTGGGAATCACACACCATAATACATGTCGGATGAAAGAGTATTCAAATAAACCTATACTAGCTAAATTGAAGGGGGTCACCCGCCAAGTTAATACCCTTATTCCATAAAAAAATTGCGTTACTTAGGTCTCCCATTTTTTTGACAGTGCCCCAATCCCCGACCCCAAACCCTTCCCCCCACCTCACCCCACCCTTCCATTTTTTTACTTCCTTCTGACTGTGTTACGTCACGAGCGCGAAAAATTTCATGCTTATATTAACCTGGCGGATGTTCTTTCCTATGATACCTGGCTACTATATATCACAGCTTTTCAGTTGTGGTGTAAGTGAAAGGCTCATCTGTTTCTACGTCAAATTCAACGGATTATTCGTTGTACTGACTCATCCAGTCGCCATGAAAGCTTCTCCGACAGTAATTACACGTTACAGTCTGCGTCTCGTGGCTTTGTTTGTGATGTGCTGTGCCATTTTGGTTCACGTCTCTGCCACGAATGAAATTCGGTCCGAGCAAAGTCAAAGAGAACAAATTGTCGACCGAGTGTTTGACGATGGCGCTAAAATTGGCGATGGTGAAAAACGTACCTTGTTGCATCGTCAGCGAAAATCAGCTAAAAATAATGTGATGGCCAGTCTGTCGGAGGTACAAAAAAGGCTAAGAGCCATAGAAGAAAGGTAAGTTCTTCGtttgccgtttttttttttcaatttatcagAGCGGTGATACTTTTTGACTGGAACACTAGTTTTTATGCAACTGAGATTCTTTGCGAAATTACTGTGCAATCTTATCAACTGTAACTGCTGATATTCGGAAAAATTGTCACCCTCGTAAAGTTTTCGAGAAAATATACTGAGGCcattgtaaatttaaaaaaggctttagttgccctaggatgacaccgaacagatataaatttATTAGCACCGCTTAGAATAAAATGTCAAGAGATGTAAAAGTAATCTCTATATATAGTCTAAAAAGCGTTTCCAATGTATTTTTAGGAGAAACCCgtagttgggtgcccctgaattatCACGCCGGCCACCAGCAGCTATTAATTCTCGCATATATATTATAGTTAGTGGAAAAAAGTTGTCTATTTGCAACAGAGGATCTAAAACACAAGCTAAGGCGTGTGATCTATGGAGACATCGAAACTTGGCAAAAATGAGCAACTTTCAAAAACAGTCTAAAATGAGTAAAATGGAAgagccataaaaaaaaatatcatcaCCGAATGGATCTATAAAGGCTGATGAAGAAGGCGTATACCAGGCAAAACACAAAGAATCGAAAAAAGTAATAGCCCAAAAAAGAGGCCTTTTCGAAAAGGAAGCTTATTTCAATAATCTCTCCGTATCTTTAGTCCGTTGAACACAGTGAAATTTTCTAGCAGGGTTTTTAGCTAAAATTTAACAACAGAAATGGCATTAACTTCAAAGGACCGCAAGCGAATATTTCGCAGGACGTAGGATCTAAAGGAAATCTGATAAGCAAAAATATACCAAAAGAACATAaatctgcaaagctgatcgtgTTAAGTTGATATAAACTTTGAAAGACATTAACATGACACCGATAGAAAACTAAACAGGGCAGGCTTGTAGCTGATAATTAACCACCAATCCGCGATCATTTATCAGTTTCCAGGGGTGATTAGGTTatctctccctccctccctccccccatCCATCCATTCCTtacttccttctttccttccttcctgtattcattcattcattcatccatccattcatcgtatccatccatccattcatccatccacccatccatccgtccgtccatccatccatccatccatccatccatccatccatccatccatagTATCCAtcaattcatttattcattcattcattcattcattcattcattcattcattcattcattcattcattcattcattcattcattcattcattcattccttcatccattcattcattcaattcatccatccatccatccatccatccattcatcgTATCCAtcaattcattcattcattcattcattcattcattcattcatttattcatttattcattcattccttcatccattcattcatttattcatacATTCATCCATCCGTCCACCCATTCATCCATCGTAtcaattcattcattcattcattcatccatccatccatccatcgtatccatccattcattcatttattcattcattcattcattcattcattcattcattcattcattcatctatccatccatccatccatcgtatccatccattcattcattcattcattcattcattcattcattcattcattcattcattcattcattcattcatccatctATCCAACCATCCATCGtatccatccattcattcattcattcattcattcattcattcattcatctatccatccatccatcgtatccatccatccatccattcattcgttcattcattcattcattcattcattcattcattcattcattcattcattcatccatccatctatccatccatccatcgtatccatccatccatccatccatccattcattcattcattcattcattcattcattcattcattcattcattcattcattcattcattcattcattcattcattcattcattcattcattcattcattcattcattcattcattcatccaatATCCATTCATCCTATCAATTCATTCATTCAGgttcattcattcgttcgttcGCTCGTTCGTTCGGttgttcgttcgttcgttcgttcgtttaTCCGTCCATTCCTAATCCTTTAccatttccttctttttccttcattttcatcTCTCCGTAGGTTTATTTTTCTCGTTATCCGTTGTGACGTTCGTTTCATTATAGGTTCATCGTCTAATCTCAATgacatttattttgctttattgcTGACCGATCCAAGGCTAAGTAAGAATTAAATTACGACCAAAGGATGACTGCTAGTCTGTAACAGTTGGGATTTTATACCTGATAGCGATGCGTGTCAGAGGTAATGtaagtataattattatttaacgCTTGTGTTCGAACagtgcctttttttttattttgagttttttcttttcttgacaGACACAATAAAAGTGCAAGCCTGATGGAAAAGCGACTTCAAGAAATGGAAAAGCGGTTTATAAAACGGTGCGTATACTGTTATTGAATTAATAAATCAATTATCCGTTGAAACTTCACAGTTTCTTGTTAATCTTTGGTTATACATGTAATATAACTTAGCGAGTTAACAATGAATTTATCTTTCTACAGACTCGACGCATTGGTGCAAACACCGCATTCAAGTGACTCGTCACTATTGTCCTACCTACTTGGTTTGTACACTAGTGTTAGAAAAGGAATGGTTAAACTGACTAGCCCATTGATCGTGTAACAGAGCACAACGAAATGCTGCCCAAACTAAAAATTTGTCTGACAGCCTTtggcgaaaaaacaaacaaacaaacaaacaaacaaaccaacaaacgAACGAACTAACTAACGAACcacaaaagagaaaacaaaaacaaacaaacaaacaacatcGAAAGACGATTCCCAGTTCTCTCGCAATTATAAGGTCTATTActttaagaaaatttggtttcatttttcaATGTTGGATATGGTGCATTCGGATTTTTAGACCATTCATTTAGCCTCCTTTATTATAAAATGACGCAATGTAACGCCTAAATATCTTTGGTATTGTTAATTAATTTGAACATACATGTTGTATCTCTTAAATTTATACGTGTTTCAGTGAGAGATGGCCGCAATAACGGAAAACAATCAATGGGACCACCTGGACCCCCAGGCAAACCAGGAGTAAGAGGTAAGCAAGATTTGTCTACTGCTTTATGTCGGCGTTACCAGTTGTCTACTTTTTGTAAGGTATAGGGCTGCCTCATAGAAAATATCTAAAAGCTAATTTAACTAGGAGGACATTAATAAAACTGGCTAATGGACTACTTCAAATTATAAATGAGGTTGTTAAATGGAGGTGCACATTTTAATACAGCTGTACTAGCTCTCTTAGTTATAGTTCTGTCAGTAAGAAGGAAGCAAGGTGGGAATTAAAGCTTACCTCATCTTCACACAAATTAGTCCGTGATAAACTCAAGTTAATGTCTAATGTTTAGCTTTTGTAATGAGCCTCTCAGATCTGTTGATATCGTTTTTCTTAATCAAAATGTAAATTTTCACTGAAGTATTCCCATATGATAGACATGGTCATAGGAACAAACATGCATTTTTGATAATGATTGTCGTAATTGTGTCCCTCTAGGTCCTAAAGGGGAAAAGGGAGCTCAAGGAGTTAAAGGCGATAAAGGACAAGCTGCCAGTTCTGGGGTGAAGTATGTTCGCTGGGGAAAGACCACATGCCCTAATGGTGCTCAGATTGTCTATAAAGGTACAAAAAGGGGATGACTTTGTCCTTCATTTAATTCATGTATCCAACAAAAGCAAAATcaaagtaacaaggaaacataaACAAATTGATGCCAATATCTCGTCATTTTCTTTATTCTAACAACGGGACGGAGATAGCATGTTCAAGGATTTTATGAATCCCTCGTACCTTTAATTATAATGCATTATTTTAAAGCTTATATAATATTTTGGTAGCCTTTTAGGACCAAAGGTACATTGCCCAACAAAGCTATCAAGTTCTACCCCAAGTCAATGCGTTTTTCGGAACATTAAAAGGAAGATGGTTCACAACACTGTTACTCACAAGTTTGAACATATTATTCTTCACGACTGGGATTTCTAAATTCACATGTTATTATTCACTTAACGTCATAATGGATGTTTTCAGAGTTTTTAGTTGAATTGAGTTAACGTATCCCTAACTTTTCTACTTATTAGGTATCATGGGTGGCGAGCAATACACTCACACTGGAGGTGGAGTGAATTACCTTTGCCTTCCAAAGACTCCAAAGTACGACAGGTACAAAAATGGCCACCAGGGTGGCGGATACGTATACGGCGCTGAGTACCAACTCTATTTTAACCCATTCAAGAAAAGTCTTAACCAACACGATCCACCTTGCGTTGTCTGCTTTGTCCAGTCACGTGGTTCGATGCTAATGATGCCCGCAAGGAACGATTGCCCCACTGGATGGACCGAGGAGTATCATGGGTACCTGATGACTGAATATCATGGCCACAAGAAGCAACGTGATTTCATCTGCGTTGACAAAGACGCTGAGTCTATCCCTGGCAGCCAGGCAGACAAGAACGGTGCATTACTCTATTTTGTGGAAGGAGTGTGTGGCAACCTACCATGTGGTCCATATGTCAACGGTCGAGAGTTGACTTGTGCTTTGTGCACCAagtgaaagaaataatttttttttctactgtgGGTTTCAAGGggcaaaatgtgattttttaaaatgaactgTATTGATTTGAAAACCTAGttcagaaaatttaaacacatCATCTGTTTAAAGCAGCCCATTTTCAGTTGCTGATTATTTCAGTTCAGCCAGACACATCGGCGGAAAGTAGCTTGAGTAAATCATAATAGAAATTAATTGGTAAATCCTTGGCAAGAAGAAATTTGTCTCCTTCCCTGCATGATGAAAGGGCTAAATAGTTCAATCGCTAAACATGATAAGCTAATACACGTCAGAATTTAGAATCTGTTGGTAACTATTGAAttatgaaataaatgaaatgatttttttccactCATGACTTGCACAGTCACATTTCAATACCGGCGAAGCTACCAGCCACTAAATAGACCAGTGTTTTAGGCCTTTTTCAAACGTCAAACCATCTTCCTTCCCAGTACCCCCTCTTTTCCTCCCATGAAAAAGGACGCGGCTAATCACATGGCCCCAAAATATGGATGTCTGGTCGGGATAGGTATGGTGTTGAATCCTCGCCAAAAATCAACTAGAGTACTAAACATTCAACTTGAGCGGCTAACATTAAGATAGAGCACCCAACTTTCAACTTCACGTTTCAATATTCAATATTAATAATTCAACTTAAACTCCCAACGTTTAACATGAGCACTCGTTCTTGAAAATTGAGCGCGCTGCATTCTAATTGTATACACAACATGTAAGTTGAGCAACCAACATTCAACCTGAGAAACTAAAATcccaaaatcctaaattataGCTTTCCAAAAAACCTgtttttcccaccaaaatgaagcctactaaatgcccagcaagagaaaaaataataaggCAAGAACAGCGAAGGATGAGGGgaggaaagaaagcaaaaagaaacagtcaagactgctgtgtcactttgaAACCCAATAACcatgctttctgcgcatgcccgagcttggcaagctgatattttgcttGTGAATTAGAAGGATGCGAAATGTACGAGCTGCAAACAACTTTGTGGTACGCTTTAGTTCTTTATAGCCAGACAATGACTAGAAAACTGCTCGACTAGCTTcccaggggcgaatgggtttaagtcaaaataaacaattgatgacgtcacaaaatatTCCATGTTAAGGATCGGAGGTATTTTTAGACTTTCTCTCTCCCACGATCTCAACAaatcccatattttctgaattCGAATTCAATGCAATTACTTAAATTCATCTTTTTTAGGACACTGGAATTGAATGATTGTAAAAAAGATCAAACTGAGATGAAAAGACACTTAGTGAGCAAAGCTACAATTCAACTTGCAAAAAGAAGGATTGGTTGAATCTAACTAATACTGGGGGCTTGCCTAAACCTTTCAagaacgtttttttcttttccctgatgaagcaatattttcttttcaagggCTTCAAGCTCAACCTTGCTTTGCATCAAATTTAGTCTTGATTTACTCGTCCTGACGATCCCAAGTCGCGGAAAATAACAGTTGATACAAAAAAAATCGAAAGTCACAATAAACGTATCATGCTACCGTTTGAACTTTCCCAACGAATCCTGAGACAACTTTACTATCAACTTTAAATTTAGGTCAGTCCCTATTATCTCGTTCTCGCGACACAGTCTCAACTGTGTCTCTTACCCTACAGAATAGTCAGCCtattccaggctccaagatagtaatGCAGCGGTGCAGTAAAAAGtcgcgagtttttttttttttttttttttttttttcgcaacgTTCCCACGAAGCCGCCGTGTTCAAAATGTCCATTTTATGTTCAGCTTACACAACAGGTTTGCTCACATAGAAGTCCGCTGTTCTGTGTGACAATGAGGTTATTGATTGCGTAATATGTAATAACCTGGGACCACAACTGACTGCTAGTCACAACTGACTACTCAAAACTAAATAAGGATTTCCCTGATTCGATTGTGGAGAGAAGAACgatcgcctgatcgcaggttagagTGCTACAGGATCACCTGGTTTCAGTTATttactttcttccttttttatttctaatttttatttctaattttttttttattttttcggtTTTTTCTATTTGTGCGTacttcttttttaatttacgCCCGCGGTGTCGAACTCAGATCTGTCCACTAGGTTAGAAAATTGTAGAATATAGTTATGGTCAACTTTAGTGCCCTGTCGAACCAGAAAAAATGGGATTGTGCCCTTATTTAAAATAAGCACAGTCATTCTTCTCTCTCGTCTTTGTAGGGATAAAGTATTACTAATTGAAGTTCGCTTTCCCCCGGTGACTGACTACACAATCATCTGAATCATGTTCATGTATTTCGATTGTTATCAATGGCTACTCATATACAATCGTTTCAGCAAGATGCAACTACTTTACGTCCGTATTTTAGTTCGCTTGTTTTCATCGCGCCGTGACGAAATGCTAATCAAACGCGTTGTTAACTGCCATGGTATTTACTTTTAGCGACAGTACTATAGTATATTATAGTTAGAGCCGATTAATGCGAATAATAACACgcattattatacatcagactcactatgaaaaatctgattggtcgagagcattctATCAATTCACAGTAGCTTGTGAACTTggcatgataaatgcaatatctgctgcagatattgcatttatcatgtctagttcaacgtctgcctggttaccaagccccttggagtgttctcctcagaaaaaGAATGGCTAAACGCTTcgcttctgtttctgaggatgaattatggatttttctattttaatgtatactttattcagacaaaagttttattattgtatttaaaatttttaaatgatcttggttaagcttatcagtgtcactttcaccttagttttgaaataaagccatttttcaacagatgaatgtcttcttttgcctattgtttaaaaaatgtataataaaacaattattgaattcggttttcgcatgatatcatgaattatcaaaacctcgtgtctgtattatctgcctcagccttcggcttcggcagataacacagacctcggttttgataattcatgatatcatgctcaacctcatccaataattgtttaatacaGTGTGATAAGAACGCAGTGGTGTATAAACGATAAataaattaacaattattgagaACTTAGTATACatgcatctttttttttattaaaagttgtttttttatcGTCCATAAAAACAGTCAGAATCATATATATGCATGTATAGACTATtgaacaattattccacgagggcgcgttggatatgagatgatagatagccaacgaggcgcgtagcgccgagttggctataatcatctcatagccaacaagcgcgagtggaataattgttttattaaaaacgcccacaaaatctcgttgaatctgcccgactagaacaaaccggaaaagacaagggacttccgctattcacatgtcacacgtcatcaatactgtcaacgcgcgaacagattcgcctggactgcatgaatgaaaaatcaaaacattgtagcgatgaacattagttttttaaaaactcatcgggattctaggattttacaaagcagaacagctaaaaaaacctggcagataatgtgaaggaaaagaatttttaagtgacagccttCGAAATATACCGAAAGGAAAAACTGACCATACTGTTAGGTACTATCACAATTAATGCAGGTACGTACGTTAATACCATTGTAGAATTTGGTCTTGTCCATATCATTGTCCGTTATCATAAATAGCAAGGGATCCAACGGAGAAAGACTAAAATTAtgatcgtttttttttcttgcattaTTCTATTTTGTATCAATCTATACAGGCTCTTGTAAGAGCTGCTAAAATGCTCCTTCGGTTTATTTGCATTTCTCATGGACATTCCTTTGAAACTAAGTGACAAGCTCTACGCCTATAACTCCAAGTCAGCTCGGTTCTCAATATTTAATAATCTGTTATATATAGCCTTCGTTTTCTcagaaatttaaatgaaaatatattcAAGCTGTTCTATTTCAGAATTAATGTCCTGAATTGACCTTGAGCCTTAAGATGAATgacttaacccattcgcccatGAACCACCCCTAACCGCCCGTGTGGATCCAGGTCCcttctaccgcttgtgacgtcatcagttttaacggccAAGGACAACTTCGTCCCCTGACTTGTGCGGGGTAAAGGGATCTCTCAAACCATACCAAAATTAGCACGATTCAGTCAAGGAGaccggagaaaaaggcaaaaaaacatgtaacattgaccAGAAATTTCCTTGAAATACCCACCTTAGTATTTCCTTTTATCTAATCCCAAAATCCTAAAAGGTTTCCCTAAAACGTTTCTCACCAAAATAAAGCCcaccagcaagagaaaaaaaaataacgcaagaaaagcgaaagaagAGTAGAGGAAAGATTGAGACAattttagtgatggtcagttgctatggttacaagATATGACGttataagtagcaggtggtcaaaccaattttgggtgaaaatacatgttttttcaacttctttcaacaataaaagtaaatctcgtggctaaaatcatgcaaagtgtttatttatgtgttatttttt encodes:
- the LOC140928367 gene encoding uncharacterized protein — encoded protein: MKASPTVITRYSLRLVALFVMCCAILVHVSATNEIRSEQSQREQIVDRVFDDGAKIGDGEKRTLLHRQRKSAKNNVMASLSEVQKRLRAIEERHNKSASLMEKRLQEMEKRFIKRLDALVQTPHSSDSSLLSYLLVRDGRNNGKQSMGPPGPPGKPGVRGPKGEKGAQGVKGDKGQAASSGVKYVRWGKTTCPNGAQIVYKGIMGGEQYTHTGGGVNYLCLPKTPKYDRYKNGHQGGGYVYGAEYQLYFNPFKKSLNQHDPPCVVCFVQSRGSMLMMPARNDCPTGWTEEYHGYLMTEYHGHKKQRDFICVDKDAESIPGSQADKNGALLYFVEGVCGNLPCGPYVNGRELTCALCTK